The Pan troglodytes isolate AG18354 chromosome 1, NHGRI_mPanTro3-v2.0_pri, whole genome shotgun sequence genome includes a region encoding these proteins:
- the LOC100612917 gene encoding LOW QUALITY PROTEIN: olfactory receptor 2T27 (The sequence of the model RefSeq protein was modified relative to this genomic sequence to represent the inferred CDS: substituted 1 base at 1 genomic stop codon), which translates to MEQSNYSVYADFILLGLFSNVRFPWVLFALILLVFVTSVASNMVMIILIHIDSRLHTPMYFLLSQLSLMDILYISTIVPKMLVDQVMSQRAISFAGCTAQHFLYLTLAGAEFFLLGLMSYDRYVAICNPLHYPVLMSRKICWLIVVAAWLGGSIDGFLLTPVTMQFPFCASREINHFFCEVPALLKLSCTDTSAYETAMXVCCIMMLLIPFSVISGSYTRILITVYRMSEAEGRRKAVATCSSHMVVVSLFYGAAMYTYVLPHSYHTPEQDKAVSAFYTILTPMLNPLIYSLRNKDVTGALQKVVGRCVSSGKVTTF; encoded by the coding sequence ATGGAGCAGAGCAATTATTCCGTGTATGCCGACTTTATCCTTCTGGGTTTGTTCAGCAATGTCCGTTTCCCCTGGGTTCTCTTTGCCCTCATTCTCCTGGTCTTTGTGACCTCCGTAGCCAGCAACATGGTCATGATCATTCTCATCCACATAGACTCCCGcctccacacccccatgtacttccTGCTCAGCCAGCTCTCCCTCATGGACATCCTGTATATTTCCACCATTGTGCCCAAAATGCTGGTCGACCAGGTGATGAGCCAGAGAGCCATTTCCTTTGCAGGATGCACTGCCCAACACTTCCTCTACTTGACCTTAGCAGGGGCTGAGTTCTTCCTCCTAGGACTCATGTCCTATGATCGCTACGTAGCCATCTGCAACCCTCTGCACTATCCTGTCCTCATGAGCCGCAAGATCTGCTGGTTGATTGtggtggcagcctggctgggaggGTCTATCGATGGTTTCTTGCTCACCCCTGTCACCATGCAGTTCCCCTTCTGTGCCTCTCGGGAGATCAACCACTTCTTCTGCGAGGTGCCTGCCCTTCTGAAGCTCTCCTGCACGGACACATCAGCCTACGAGACAGCCATGTAGGTCTGCTGTATTATGATGCTCCTCATCCCTTTCTCTGTCATCTCGGGCTCTTACACAAGAATTCTCATTACTGTTTATAGGATGAGCGAGGCAGAGGGGAGGCGAAAGGCTGTGGCCACCTGCTCCTCACACATGGTGGTTGTCAGCCTCTTCTATGGGGCTGCCATGTACACATACGTGCTGCCTCACTCTTACCACACCCCTGAGCAGGACAAAGCTGTATCTGCCTTCTACACCATCCTCACTCCCATGCTCAATCCACTCATTTACAGCCTTAGGAACAAGGATGTCACGGGGGCCCTACAGAAGGTTGTGGGGAGGTGTGTGTCCTCAGGAAAGGTAACCACTTTCTGA
- the LOC112208657 gene encoding olfactory receptor 2T2 has protein sequence MGMEGLLQNSTNFVLTGLITHPAFPGLLFAIVFSIFVVAITANVVMILLIHMDSRLHTPMYFLLSQLSIMDTIYICITVPKMLQDLLSKDKTISFLGCAVQIFLYLTLIGGEFFLLGLMAYDRYVAVCNPLRYPLLMNRRVCLFMVVGSWVGGSLDGFMLTPVTMSFPFCRSREINHFFCEIPAVLKLSCTDTSLYETLMYACCVLMLLIPLSVISVSYTHILLTVHRMNSVEGRRKAFATCSSHIMVVSVFYGAAFYTNVLPHSYHTPEKDKVVSAFYTILTPMLNPLIYSLRNKDVAAALRKVLGRCGSSQSIRVVTDQEGLAGTPRVSAW, from the coding sequence ATGGGCATGGAGGGTCTTCTCCAGAACTCCACTAACTTCGTCCTCACAGGCCTCATCACCCATCCTGCCTTCCCCGGGCTTCTCTTTGCAATAGTCTTCTCCATCTTTGTGGTGGCTATAACAGCCAACGTGGTCATGATTCTGCTCATCCACATGGACTCCCGCCTCCACACACCCATGTACTTCTTGCTCAGCCAGCTCTCCATCATGGATACCATCTACATCTGTATCACTGTCCCCAAGATGCTCCAGGACCTCCTGTCCAAGGACAAGACCATTTCCTTCCTGGGCTGTGCAGTTCAAATCTTCCTCTACCTGACCCTGATTGGAGGGGAATTCTTCCTGCTGGGTCTCATGGCCTATGACCGCTATGTGGCTGTGTGCAACCCTCTACGGTACCCTCTCCTCATGAACCGCAGGGTTTGCTTATTCATGGTGGTCGGCTCCTGGGTTGGTGGTTCCTTGGATGGGTTCATGCTGACTCCTGTCACTATGAGTTTCCCCTTCTGTAGATCCCGAGAGATCAATCACTTTTTCTGTGAGATCCCAGCCGTGCTGAAGTTGTCTTGCACAGACACGTCACTCTATGAGACCCTGATGTATGCCTGCTGTGTGCTGATGCTGCTTATCCCTCTATCTGTCATCTCTGTGTCCTACACGCACATCCTCCTGACTGTCCACAGGATGAACTCTGTTGAGGGCCGGCGCAAAGCCTTTGCTACGTGTTCCTCCCACATTATGGTGGTGAGCGTTTTCTACGGGGCAGCCTTCTACACCAACGTGCTGCCCCACTCCTACCACACTCCAGAGAAAGATAAAGTGGTGTCTGCCTTCTACACCATCCTCACACCCATGCTCAACCCACTCATCTACAGCTTGAGGAATAAAGATGTGGCTGCAGCTCTGAGGAAAGTACTAGGGAGATGTGGCTCCTCCCAGAGCATCAGGGTGGTGACTGATCAGGAAGGACTAGCAGGGACTCCCAGAGTATCAGCGTGGTGA